Proteins from a single region of Geothrix sp. PMB-07:
- the hemH gene encoding ferrochelatase, translating to MRDTAILLLNLGGPVNLDQVEPFLAALFGDRDLIKLPGPAWLQGPFSKLIAKLRAPGARGRYSEIGGGSPLLKESAFQASALRAALRAQGRHEPVKLCFRYAAPRAAGLLKALKRDGIRKLVPVTLYPHDCRATTGSSLRELAVEAAKAGLEILPGVDHYATDADYLDSLEAPLRKALQELPGATVIFSAHSLPLRQIEAGDPYEKEIHATRDALMARIGEIPGGYLLAYQSRTGPVKWLQPPLKDVLETMKGKDVIVVPMSFVSEHIETLHELDIEYRHVADAAGIRTYRRVAAPGTDPAYIQCLTRRVLEVLP from the coding sequence ATGCGAGACACAGCGATTCTTCTCCTGAACCTGGGCGGTCCGGTGAACCTGGATCAGGTGGAACCCTTCCTGGCCGCGCTCTTCGGCGACCGGGATCTCATCAAGCTGCCGGGCCCCGCCTGGCTGCAGGGACCCTTCTCGAAGCTCATCGCCAAGCTGCGGGCTCCCGGCGCCCGGGGCCGGTACTCGGAGATCGGCGGAGGCTCTCCCTTGCTGAAGGAGAGCGCCTTCCAGGCTTCGGCCCTGCGGGCTGCGCTGCGAGCCCAGGGCCGACACGAGCCCGTGAAACTCTGTTTCCGCTACGCCGCGCCCCGGGCGGCGGGATTGCTCAAGGCCCTCAAGCGCGATGGCATCCGGAAATTGGTGCCCGTCACGCTCTACCCCCACGACTGCCGGGCCACGACTGGATCGAGCCTGCGGGAGTTGGCGGTCGAAGCGGCGAAGGCGGGTCTGGAGATCCTCCCGGGCGTGGATCATTACGCCACCGATGCCGACTACCTCGATTCGCTGGAAGCCCCGCTGCGCAAGGCTTTGCAGGAACTGCCCGGGGCCACGGTCATCTTCAGCGCGCACAGCCTGCCCCTGCGCCAGATCGAAGCCGGTGATCCCTACGAGAAGGAGATCCACGCCACCCGCGATGCCCTCATGGCCCGCATCGGCGAGATTCCTGGAGGCTACCTGCTGGCCTACCAGAGCCGCACCGGCCCCGTGAAGTGGCTGCAACCGCCCCTGAAAGATGTCCTCGAAACCATGAAGGGCAAGGATGTCATCGTGGTGCCCATGAGCTTCGTCAGCGAGCACATCGAGACCTTGCACGAACTGGACATCGAATACCGCCATGTGGCCGATGCGGCGGGCATCCGCACCTACCGGCGCGTGGCCGCTCCGGGCACCGATCCCGCCTACATCCAGTGCCTCACGCGGCGCGTCCTGGAGGTCCTCCCATGA
- a CDS encoding TIGR02757 family protein encodes MGTPIKTLKARLDSLCDRYDTGGALDRDPLSVVLAYEAPMDREVAAFVAAHLAYGRVEPMIRAVQSALAPLGPDPAAWLRAQSERDIQKKLDHALKDWAWRFHTGPDLAAWLLAWKRLDAESAQGLEPHLLPQPKKGADESLSQLVQRLRLELPPTYGARFSLPDPLEGAACKRWRMFLRWMARPGWPDLGLWAHYPVGSLIIPLDTHVARVSRFIGLSDRSTPDGKMALEITASLRRLDSEDPLRYDFALSHLGILGDCPGLRHRSTCADCPLYTVCSAGAKPRKRK; translated from the coding sequence ATGGGAACTCCAATCAAGACCCTGAAGGCCCGGCTGGACAGCCTCTGTGATCGCTACGACACCGGCGGCGCCCTGGACCGGGATCCACTCAGCGTCGTCCTCGCCTATGAGGCGCCCATGGATCGTGAGGTCGCGGCCTTCGTGGCCGCCCACCTGGCCTACGGACGGGTGGAGCCCATGATCCGCGCCGTTCAAAGTGCCTTGGCCCCACTGGGACCCGACCCCGCGGCCTGGCTGCGAGCCCAATCCGAGCGGGACATTCAGAAAAAGCTGGATCACGCCCTGAAGGACTGGGCCTGGCGCTTCCACACCGGACCCGATCTGGCCGCCTGGCTGCTGGCCTGGAAGCGGCTCGATGCTGAAAGTGCCCAGGGGCTGGAACCCCATCTCCTGCCCCAACCGAAAAAAGGAGCGGACGAATCCCTGTCCCAGCTGGTGCAGCGCCTCCGCCTGGAATTGCCACCGACCTACGGCGCCCGCTTTTCCCTGCCCGATCCTCTGGAAGGCGCGGCTTGCAAACGCTGGCGCATGTTCCTGCGCTGGATGGCGCGGCCCGGTTGGCCTGACCTCGGTCTCTGGGCCCACTACCCCGTGGGCAGCCTCATCATCCCCCTCGACACCCATGTGGCGCGGGTCTCCCGCTTCATCGGCCTCAGTGACCGCAGCACGCCGGATGGGAAGATGGCCCTGGAGATCACGGCCTCCCTGCGTCGCCTGGATTCGGAAGATCCCCTCCGCTACGACTTCGCCCTCAGCCACCTGGGCATCCTCGGCGACTGCCCAGGCCTGCGCCACCGCAGCACCTGCGCGGATTGCCCGCTCTATACGGTGTGTTCGGCGGGGGCCAAACCTCGGAAACGTAAATAG